A region from the Rhodopseudomonas julia genome encodes:
- a CDS encoding O-acetyl-ADP-ribose deacetylase, giving the protein MDTLKIAETTLSIIIADITTLDVDAIVNAANQSLLGGGGVDGAIHRAAGPRLLEECRTLGGCPTGEARLTDGYDLPARHVIHAVGPRFQGGGHGEAELLASAYKRSLDIAAENDLKSIAFPAISTGIYGFPADRAATIATSTCVGYSEGHPGALSKIIFCCFSEESAEQHRRALAEIGQEAEMADEEARADHPGR; this is encoded by the coding sequence ATGGACACGCTTAAAATCGCCGAGACGACGCTCTCGATCATCATTGCCGACATCACCACGCTCGACGTGGATGCAATCGTCAACGCCGCCAATCAGTCGCTGCTCGGCGGCGGCGGCGTCGACGGAGCGATCCATCGCGCGGCCGGCCCTCGTCTTCTCGAGGAGTGCCGCACGCTCGGCGGCTGTCCGACGGGCGAGGCGCGCCTGACGGACGGCTACGATCTGCCGGCCCGCCACGTCATCCATGCCGTCGGCCCGCGTTTCCAGGGCGGCGGGCATGGCGAGGCGGAGCTTCTCGCCTCCGCCTACAAGCGCTCGCTCGATATCGCAGCCGAGAACGACCTGAAATCCATCGCCTTCCCGGCGATCTCGACCGGCATCTACGGCTTTCCCGCCGATCGCGCGGCGACGATCGCGACCTCCACCTGCGTCGGCTATTCCGAAGGCCATCCCGGCGCGCTGTCGAAAATCATCTTCTGCTGTTTTTCCGAGGAATCGGCCGAGCAGCATCGCCGCGCCCTCGCCGAAATCGGCCAGGAGGCGGAAATGGCAGATGAGGAGGCCCGGGCCGATCACCCGGGCCGATAA
- a CDS encoding 3-hydroxybutyrate dehydrogenase gives MLKGKTAVITGSNSGIGLGVAKALAAEGANVVINSFTDRREDHELAEKIASEHGVTAKYVKADMSVDAECRGLIEEAAKIGPVQILVNNAGIQHVAKVEDFPAEKWHQIIAINLSSAFFTTAAAVPGMKKAGWGRIINIASAHGLTASPYKSAYVSAKHGVVGLTKTVALELAETAITCNAICPGYVKTPLVEGQIDDQMKTHNMDRETVIREVMLERQPTKQFVKIEDIGAMAVFLCSDAAAQITGTPLSIDGGWTAL, from the coding sequence ATGCTGAAGGGCAAGACCGCCGTCATTACCGGATCGAATTCCGGCATCGGGCTCGGCGTCGCCAAGGCGCTTGCGGCGGAAGGCGCCAATGTCGTGATCAATTCCTTCACGGACCGGCGCGAGGACCACGAGCTCGCCGAGAAGATCGCCTCCGAACACGGCGTGACGGCAAAATATGTGAAGGCCGACATGTCGGTCGATGCGGAATGCCGTGGCCTCATCGAAGAGGCCGCCAAGATCGGGCCGGTCCAGATCCTCGTCAACAATGCCGGCATCCAGCATGTGGCGAAGGTGGAGGATTTCCCGGCCGAGAAATGGCACCAGATCATCGCCATCAACCTCTCCTCCGCCTTCTTCACCACGGCTGCCGCGGTGCCCGGGATGAAGAAAGCCGGCTGGGGACGGATCATCAACATCGCCTCCGCCCATGGTCTCACCGCCTCGCCCTATAAGAGCGCCTATGTCTCCGCCAAGCACGGCGTCGTCGGCCTCACGAAAACGGTGGCGCTGGAGCTGGCGGAAACGGCGATCACCTGCAACGCCATCTGCCCGGGTTATGTGAAGACCCCGCTGGTCGAGGGTCAGATCGACGACCAGATGAAGACCCACAACATGGACCGCGAGACGGTGATCCGCGAAGTGATGCTGGAACGCCAGCCGACGAAGCAATTCGTCAAGATCGAGGATATCGGCGCCATGGCCGTCTTCCTCTGCTCGGATGCAGCCGCGCAGATCACCGGGACACCGTTGTCAATCGACGGCGGCTGGACGGCTCTTTAA
- the ku gene encoding non-homologous end joining protein Ku — translation MPAVRPVWKGQLRLSLVSIPVELYSATKTSSKISFRQIHEPSGKPVKYQKVVPGVGPVDTDEILKGFEYEKGNYVLLSEDEIDEVKLETKKTLELTQFVGSCEIAPLYFDKPYFMVPQDELAEDAFRVVRDALRQSEKVGLGQLALRGKEYLVAIKPCGTGLLLETLHYEDEIRKSDSFFSGIGDEEADEDLLGVASELIERKTAPFDAAVFKDHYVKALRDVIDAKLKKKRPKVVESDEDEAPKRGGDNVIDLMAALKESLEKSDDGKSGGKSGRKSAAKTSSSSAKSRSGKASTGKSSSRPKSSSSAGRQRKSA, via the coding sequence ATGCCCGCCGTCCGTCCTGTCTGGAAAGGTCAGCTGCGCCTCTCTCTTGTTTCCATCCCGGTCGAACTCTACTCGGCGACGAAGACCTCTTCCAAGATCTCCTTTCGTCAGATTCACGAACCTTCCGGCAAGCCCGTGAAATACCAGAAGGTCGTTCCCGGCGTCGGACCCGTCGATACAGACGAGATTTTGAAGGGTTTCGAATACGAGAAGGGGAATTACGTTCTTCTGTCGGAAGACGAGATCGACGAGGTCAAGCTCGAGACGAAGAAGACGCTCGAGCTCACACAGTTCGTCGGATCATGCGAGATCGCCCCGCTTTATTTCGACAAGCCCTATTTCATGGTCCCGCAGGACGAGCTCGCCGAAGATGCCTTCCGCGTCGTGCGCGATGCGCTGCGCCAGTCGGAGAAGGTCGGTCTCGGACAGCTCGCGCTTCGCGGCAAGGAATATCTCGTCGCCATCAAGCCCTGCGGGACGGGCCTTCTCCTGGAGACGCTGCATTACGAAGATGAAATCCGCAAATCGGATTCCTTCTTCTCCGGGATCGGCGACGAGGAGGCGGATGAGGATCTTCTGGGCGTTGCCTCGGAACTGATCGAGCGCAAGACCGCGCCCTTCGATGCCGCCGTCTTCAAGGACCATTACGTGAAGGCGCTGCGTGACGTGATCGATGCGAAGCTCAAGAAGAAACGGCCCAAGGTCGTGGAAAGCGACGAAGACGAGGCGCCGAAACGCGGCGGCGACAACGTCATCGATCTGATGGCGGCGCTCAAAGAAAGCCTGGAAAAGAGCGACGACGGCAAGAGCGGCGGAAAGAGCGGCCGAAAATCCGCGGCGAAGACGTCGTCCTCTTCGGCGAAGTCGCGGAGCGGAAAGGCGAGCACAGGTAAATCCTCGTCCCGCCCGAAATCCTCCAGCTCAGCCGGGCGGCAGCGGAAATCGGCTTGA